One Drosophila santomea strain STO CAGO 1482 chromosome X, Prin_Dsan_1.1, whole genome shotgun sequence DNA segment encodes these proteins:
- the LOC120457295 gene encoding uncharacterized protein LOC120457295 isoform X1, which translates to MNHLRVHKFKLGGKDNAAMADLPQSENATNNNNNVGSNNNQNGGAKGFLGRIKRYSVLGNKLGRRHLGSMNLNPSNNASDNSVSPTKLHTGSYNMTGSHSDDHRLEIGAPILISTTTLDTDRFDVTEARLKQIGGGIAQTSSIVRTLTPRSSDEEEFVDARSSPQQMERDEDLQITDGLGENNDHDHDQDEHQFQVPKEPHQEEELRIAKDVDDLEEPEQFETPKHEVATQEAKRPITPIPTAIDPPIRRPRIARQQRQSQSVQNLHRSELKVYLHKSNSMALDMNVTAPAKLGLDLNLPELPELYGASVLSLAASDNKENLPAVKPSAERSPIPNGGFMAQQPHFKSLDSFHLNSRSHSHQSSHQSSRQSLACSSSNGEYDFDLKSVSYQSLNAQNLFVSIDELQELTRQINETEDFGKEIDLEYCTHRDQLRPSERRITLLKNKNQTLINFNHNKEKLRKGWHGMKHWLGEEGSKIKEAVRQQTPLKRLAQSRSNLNQSTADASRQSMSPERSRRDVTESCEDVTERTEMESSMSHRNSEEDLSPHAKRFKDEGQNGFEELRRYVKQGGDFSKELIFVLQERADSELIYSKSLSKLANKLNKAGREIPGSVADAWRGVATEMESRSDIHRQLAASLTDELVKPLKTVVEGHHKARKAVESNVDKAARVLGEWRASEAKAKKASHTAARENEKLQDAMLDVRIQKSPSIALLHQGPNKQAAEKELKSAEKDCVKLDNKRKKAEEAVKRADVEYYTLCVRAERARVDWEMAVLRGSAQLQSSEQQRLGNMHNFAQQYARLISDMNPILGGLSTRLQPQLDACNVAKDMQVVRHIRRNSEGPSEQLLPDFYCEHTTLAMNRERRKHALIKLLQLVKTDLERERRSRDGLRGLSQSLNHQEHQNITDKLYHIRSMLTYLEGARLKLHSALLELDHKPRTTHPLAQHIQITRDRTGLQQSILKVPNWLKNNDKSQTQQSTSMLTHDITDITTNHEDELPEDNCSHLHSSSNSNNNSNGSCTDISSVVKQFNRSKSNIETNFTSQPKIISTTNAAVAASVKSKTLANLQDGHHNNHHHHHHSDRGQADGGSNQQDSDFDEFSSQDEDEEPEKPQLQQQQQQMLQNPPINGQVQTQHFYQNAQELQKGQKDGSGPILGRCKALYSYTPKLYDELELSPGDIIEVHAKQDDGWWLGALRNHIGIFPATYVEECA; encoded by the exons ATGAACCACCTGCGGGTGCACAAATTCAAGCTGGGCGGCAAAGATAATGCCGCCATGGCCGATTTGCCCCAATCGGAAAACGCTaccaataataacaataatgtCGGAAGCAATAATAATCAGAATGGCGGAGCCAAAGGATTTCTGGGCAGGATCAAGCGCTACTCGGTGCTGGGAAATAAACTGGGACGTCGTCATCTTGGCAGTATGAATCTGAATCCGTCGAATAATGCCAGTGATAATTCCGTTTCGCCCACCAAACTCCATACTGGGAGCTACAATATGACCGGTAGTCATTCGGATGATCATCGCCTCGAAATCGGAGCCCCGATTTTGATATCGACTACAACACTGGACACCGATCGCTTCGATGTCACGGAGGCGAGACTGAAACAGATTGGCGGCGGCATAGCCCAGACCTCCAGTATTGTGAGGACCCTGACGCCGAGGAGTTCGGATGAGGAAGAGTTTGTGGACGCCAGGAGCAGTCCGCAGCAAATGGAAAGGGATGAGGATCTGCAAATCACAGATGGTCTGGGAGAGAACAACGATCACGATCACGATCAGGATGAGCATCAGTTTCAGGTTCCTAAGGAACCACATCAGGAAGAGGAGTTGAGGATTGCAAAAGATGTAGACGATCTAGAGGAGCCAGAACAATTTGAGACACCCAAACATGAGGTGGCTACCCAGGAAGCGAAACGTCCCATAACGCCCATACCCACTGCCATAGATCCTCCAATCAGACGACCACGTATTGCCCGCCAGCAAAGGCAATCGCAATCCGTTCAGAATCTGCATCGTAGCGAGTTAAAGGTCTACCTGCACAAGTCCAATTCGATGGCGCTGGACATGAATGTCACGGCACCGGCAAAGCTGGGATTGGACTTGAATCTGCCCGAGTTGCCAGAACTCTATGGGGCCAGTGTGCTCAGTTTGGCGGCCAGTGATAATAAGGAAAATCTGCCAGCTGTGAAGCCATCCGCCGAGCGATCGCCCATACCAAATGGTGGCTTCATGGCTCAGCAGCCCCACTTCAAGAGCCTAGACTCGTTCCACCTGAACTCCCGCTCCCATTCGCATCAGAGCTCTCACCAGAGTTCCCGCCAAAGCTTggcctgcagcagcagcaatgggGAATACGACTTTGATCTAAAGTCAGTGAGCTATCAAAGCCTCAATGCACAGAATCTGTTCGTTTCGATTGACGAACTGCAGGAGCTGACGCGGCAGATCAACGAAACGGAGGACTTTGGAAAGGAGATCGATCTGGAGTACTGCACGCATCGCGATCAGTTGAGACCCAGTGAGCGCAGAATCACCCTGCTGAAGAACAAGAACCAAACGCTGATCAACTTCAATCACAACAAGGAGAAGCTGCGCAAGGGCTGGCACGGCATGAAGCACTGGCTGGGCGAGGAGGGCTCCAAGATCAAGGAGGCAGTACGTCAGCAGACGCCCCTTAAACGTCTGGCCCAATCACGCAGCAATCTTAATCAGTCAACCGCGGATGCCAGTCGCCAGTCAATGTCGCCGGAACGGAGTCGTCGCGATGTAACTGAGAGCTGCGAGGATGTTACTGAACGGACCGAAATGGAGTCGTCCATGTCACACCGAAACAGCGAGGAGGATCTGTCGCCGCATGCCAAGCGGTTCAAGGATGAG GGACAGAACGGCTTCGAGGAACTCCGGCGATATGTGAAGCAGGGCGGTGACTTTAGCAAAGAGCTCATCTTTGTCCTGCAGGAGAG AGCCGATTCGGAGCTGATCTACTCCAAGTCACTATCGAAGCTGGCCAACAAGCTGAACAAAGCCGGCAGGGAAATCCCGGGGAGCGTGGCCGACGCCTGGCGTGGAGTGGCTACGGAAATGGAGAGCCGCAGCGACATCCATCGCCAGTTGGCGGCCTCGCTCACGGATGAGCTGGTCAAGCCGCTCAAGACCGTCGTCGAAGGGCATCACAAGGCGCGCAAGGCG GTGGAGAGCAACGTGGACAAGGCGGCGCGAGTCCTGGGCGAATGGCGAGCCAGCGAGGCGAAAGCCAAGAAGGCCTCCCATACGGCGGCACGCGAGAACGAGAAGCTGCAGGACGCGATGCTGGACGTGCGCATCCAGAAGTCACCATCGATAGCCCTGCTCCACCAGGGACCCAACAAGCAGGCGGCAGAAAAGGAGCTCAAGTCGGCGGAGAAGGATTGCGTCAAGTTGGACAACAAGCGCAAGAAGGCCGAGGAGGCGGTGAAGCGGGCGGATGTGGAATACTACACCCTGTGCGTCCGGGCGGAGCGAGCTCGCGTGGACTGGGAGATGGCCGTGCTCCGGGGAAGTGCCCAGCTGCAGAGCAGCGAACAACAGCGACTGGGCAATATGCATAACTTTGCCCAGCAGTATGCACGCCTCATCTCGGACATGAATCCGATCCTCGGCGGACTGAGCACTCGCCTGCAGCCGCAACTCGATGCTTGCAACGTGGCTAAGGACATGCAGGTGGTTCGCCACATACGCCGCAATTCGGAGGGTCCCAGTGAGCAACTTCTTCCGGACTTTTATTGCGAACACACCACGCTAGCCATGAATCGGGAGCGTCGCAAGCACGCTCTGATCAAGCTCCTGCAGCTGGTCAAGACGGATCTGGAGCGGGAGCGTCGGTCTCGCGACGGATTGAGGGGACTGTCGCAATCCCTTAACCACCAGGAGCACCAGAACATCACCGATAAGCTCTACCAC ATCCGTTCCATGCTGACCTATTTGGAGGGCGCCCGCCTCAAGCTGCACTCTGCCCTCTTGGAGCTGGACCACAAACCCAGGACCACTCACCCACTGGCCCAGCACATTCAG ATCACCCGCGACCGCACTGGATTGCAGCAGAGCATCCTGAAGGTCCCCAACTGGCTGAAGAACAACGACAAGTCGCAGACGCAGCAATCGACCAGTATGCTAACCCACGATATCACCGACATAACCACTAATCACGAGGATGAGCTTCCCGAGGATAACTGCTCCCACctgcacagcagcagcaatagcaacaacaatagcaacgGCTCCTGCACGGACATCAGTTCGGTGGTTAAGCAGTTCAACCGAAGCAAGAGCAATATCGAGACTAATTTCACCAGCCAACCAAAGATAATCTCGACGACAAATGCCGCGGTTGCCGCGTCCGTTAAGTCCAAAACGCTAGCCAATCTGCAGGATGGGCATCACAAtaaccatcaccatcatcatcacagCGATCGCGGCCAGGCGGATGGTGGATCCAATCAGCAGGACTCTGATTTCGATGAGTTCAGCTCgcaggacgaggacgaggagccgGAGAAgccgcagctgcagcagcaacagcaacagatgCTCCAAAATCCACCCATCAATGGCCAAGTGCAGACGCAGCATTTCTATCAGAATGCGCAGGAACTGCAGAAGGGCCAGAAGGACGGATCCGGTCCAATACTGGGTCGCTGCAAGGCACTATATAGCTACACCCCGAAGCTCTACGACGAGCTGGAACTGAGTCCCGGCGACATCATCGAGGTGCATGCCAAGCAGGACGACGGCTGGTGGCTGGGCGCCCTGCGCAACCACATCGGCATCTTTCCGGCCACCTACGTGGAGGAGTGCGCCTAG
- the LOC120457295 gene encoding uncharacterized protein LOC120457295 isoform X4, whose amino-acid sequence MSQFRDNSWLANARSYGVLKSLRSSARYAKAKSKSAINLNAHLKKQQKLEEGQPEKKRQDKKILRQSVSEDQPIYANVDEVIPIHLEPETGSEVDALMGNAQPSTMNHLRVHKFKLGGKDNAAMADLPQSENATNNNNNVGSNNNQNGGAKGFLGRIKRYSVLGNKLGRRHLGSMNLNPSNNASDNSVSPTKLHTGSYNMTGSHSDDHRLEIGAPILISTTTLDTDRFDVTEARLKQIGGGIAQTSSIVRTLTPRSSDEEEFVDARSSPQQMERDEDLQITDGLGENNDHDHDQDEHQFQVPKEPHQEEELRIAKDVDDLEEPEQFETPKHEVATQEAKRPITPIPTAIDPPIRRPRIARQQRQSQSVQNLHRSELKVYLHKSNSMALDMNVTAPAKLGLDLNLPELPELYGASVLSLAASDNKENLPAVKPSAERSPIPNGGFMAQQPHFKSLDSFHLNSRSHSHQSSHQSSRQSLACSSSNGEYDFDLKSVSYQSLNAQNLFVSIDELQELTRQINETEDFGKEIDLEYCTHRDQLRPSERRITLLKNKNQTLINFNHNKEKLRKGWHGMKHWLGEEGSKIKEAVRQQTPLKRLAQSRSNLNQSTADASRQSMSPERSRRDVTESCEDVTERTEMESSMSHRNSEEDLSPHAKRFKDEGQNGFEELRRYVKQGGDFSKELIFVLQERADSELIYSKSLSKLANKLNKAGREIPGSVADAWRGVATEMESRSDIHRQLAASLTDELVKPLKTVVEGHHKARKAVESNVDKAARVLGEWRASEAKAKKASHTAARENEKLQDAMLDVRIQKSPSIALLHQGPNKQAAEKELKSAEKDCVKLDNKRKKAEEAVKRADVEYYTLCVRAERARVDWEMAVLRGSAQLQSSEQQRLGNMHNFAQQYARLISDMNPILGGLSTRLQPQLDACNVAKDMQVVRHIRRNSEGPSEQLLPDFYCEHTTLAMNRERRKHALIKLLQLVKTDLERERRSRDGLRGLSQSLNHQEHQNITDKLYHIRSMLTYLEGARLKLHSALLELDHKPRTTHPLAQHIQITRDRTGLQQSILKVPNWLKNNDKSQTQQSTSMLTHDITDITTNHEDELPEDNCSHLHSSSNSNNNSNGSCTDISSVVKQFNRSKSNIETNFTSQPKIISTTNAAVAASVKSKTLANLQDGHHNNHHHHHHSDRGQADGGSNQQDSDFDEFSSQDEDEEPEKPQLQQQQQQMLQNPPINGQVQTQHFYQNAQELQKGQKDGSGPILGRCKALYSYTPKLYDELELSPGDIIEVHAKQDDGWWLGALRNHIGIFPATYVEECA is encoded by the exons ATGTCACAATTCCGCGATAATTCATGG CTCGCCAATGCGCGATCGTATGGCGTTTTGAAGAGTTTGAGGAGCTCGGCACGTTATGCCAAGGCCAAATCCAAGTCGGCCATTAATCTCAATGCCCATCTGAAGAAACAGCAGAAGCTTGAGGAAGGACAACCCGAGAAGAAGAGGCAGGATAAGAAAATACTCAGACAGAGTGTTAGTGAGGATCAGCCGATCTATGCGAACGTGGATGAGGTTATACCGATCCATTTAGAACCGGAAACCGGATCGGAAGTCGATGCTCTAATGGGTAATGCACAG CCGTCAACGATGAACCACCTGCGGGTGCACAAATTCAAGCTGGGCGGCAAAGATAATGCCGCCATGGCCGATTTGCCCCAATCGGAAAACGCTaccaataataacaataatgtCGGAAGCAATAATAATCAGAATGGCGGAGCCAAAGGATTTCTGGGCAGGATCAAGCGCTACTCGGTGCTGGGAAATAAACTGGGACGTCGTCATCTTGGCAGTATGAATCTGAATCCGTCGAATAATGCCAGTGATAATTCCGTTTCGCCCACCAAACTCCATACTGGGAGCTACAATATGACCGGTAGTCATTCGGATGATCATCGCCTCGAAATCGGAGCCCCGATTTTGATATCGACTACAACACTGGACACCGATCGCTTCGATGTCACGGAGGCGAGACTGAAACAGATTGGCGGCGGCATAGCCCAGACCTCCAGTATTGTGAGGACCCTGACGCCGAGGAGTTCGGATGAGGAAGAGTTTGTGGACGCCAGGAGCAGTCCGCAGCAAATGGAAAGGGATGAGGATCTGCAAATCACAGATGGTCTGGGAGAGAACAACGATCACGATCACGATCAGGATGAGCATCAGTTTCAGGTTCCTAAGGAACCACATCAGGAAGAGGAGTTGAGGATTGCAAAAGATGTAGACGATCTAGAGGAGCCAGAACAATTTGAGACACCCAAACATGAGGTGGCTACCCAGGAAGCGAAACGTCCCATAACGCCCATACCCACTGCCATAGATCCTCCAATCAGACGACCACGTATTGCCCGCCAGCAAAGGCAATCGCAATCCGTTCAGAATCTGCATCGTAGCGAGTTAAAGGTCTACCTGCACAAGTCCAATTCGATGGCGCTGGACATGAATGTCACGGCACCGGCAAAGCTGGGATTGGACTTGAATCTGCCCGAGTTGCCAGAACTCTATGGGGCCAGTGTGCTCAGTTTGGCGGCCAGTGATAATAAGGAAAATCTGCCAGCTGTGAAGCCATCCGCCGAGCGATCGCCCATACCAAATGGTGGCTTCATGGCTCAGCAGCCCCACTTCAAGAGCCTAGACTCGTTCCACCTGAACTCCCGCTCCCATTCGCATCAGAGCTCTCACCAGAGTTCCCGCCAAAGCTTggcctgcagcagcagcaatgggGAATACGACTTTGATCTAAAGTCAGTGAGCTATCAAAGCCTCAATGCACAGAATCTGTTCGTTTCGATTGACGAACTGCAGGAGCTGACGCGGCAGATCAACGAAACGGAGGACTTTGGAAAGGAGATCGATCTGGAGTACTGCACGCATCGCGATCAGTTGAGACCCAGTGAGCGCAGAATCACCCTGCTGAAGAACAAGAACCAAACGCTGATCAACTTCAATCACAACAAGGAGAAGCTGCGCAAGGGCTGGCACGGCATGAAGCACTGGCTGGGCGAGGAGGGCTCCAAGATCAAGGAGGCAGTACGTCAGCAGACGCCCCTTAAACGTCTGGCCCAATCACGCAGCAATCTTAATCAGTCAACCGCGGATGCCAGTCGCCAGTCAATGTCGCCGGAACGGAGTCGTCGCGATGTAACTGAGAGCTGCGAGGATGTTACTGAACGGACCGAAATGGAGTCGTCCATGTCACACCGAAACAGCGAGGAGGATCTGTCGCCGCATGCCAAGCGGTTCAAGGATGAG GGACAGAACGGCTTCGAGGAACTCCGGCGATATGTGAAGCAGGGCGGTGACTTTAGCAAAGAGCTCATCTTTGTCCTGCAGGAGAG AGCCGATTCGGAGCTGATCTACTCCAAGTCACTATCGAAGCTGGCCAACAAGCTGAACAAAGCCGGCAGGGAAATCCCGGGGAGCGTGGCCGACGCCTGGCGTGGAGTGGCTACGGAAATGGAGAGCCGCAGCGACATCCATCGCCAGTTGGCGGCCTCGCTCACGGATGAGCTGGTCAAGCCGCTCAAGACCGTCGTCGAAGGGCATCACAAGGCGCGCAAGGCG GTGGAGAGCAACGTGGACAAGGCGGCGCGAGTCCTGGGCGAATGGCGAGCCAGCGAGGCGAAAGCCAAGAAGGCCTCCCATACGGCGGCACGCGAGAACGAGAAGCTGCAGGACGCGATGCTGGACGTGCGCATCCAGAAGTCACCATCGATAGCCCTGCTCCACCAGGGACCCAACAAGCAGGCGGCAGAAAAGGAGCTCAAGTCGGCGGAGAAGGATTGCGTCAAGTTGGACAACAAGCGCAAGAAGGCCGAGGAGGCGGTGAAGCGGGCGGATGTGGAATACTACACCCTGTGCGTCCGGGCGGAGCGAGCTCGCGTGGACTGGGAGATGGCCGTGCTCCGGGGAAGTGCCCAGCTGCAGAGCAGCGAACAACAGCGACTGGGCAATATGCATAACTTTGCCCAGCAGTATGCACGCCTCATCTCGGACATGAATCCGATCCTCGGCGGACTGAGCACTCGCCTGCAGCCGCAACTCGATGCTTGCAACGTGGCTAAGGACATGCAGGTGGTTCGCCACATACGCCGCAATTCGGAGGGTCCCAGTGAGCAACTTCTTCCGGACTTTTATTGCGAACACACCACGCTAGCCATGAATCGGGAGCGTCGCAAGCACGCTCTGATCAAGCTCCTGCAGCTGGTCAAGACGGATCTGGAGCGGGAGCGTCGGTCTCGCGACGGATTGAGGGGACTGTCGCAATCCCTTAACCACCAGGAGCACCAGAACATCACCGATAAGCTCTACCAC ATCCGTTCCATGCTGACCTATTTGGAGGGCGCCCGCCTCAAGCTGCACTCTGCCCTCTTGGAGCTGGACCACAAACCCAGGACCACTCACCCACTGGCCCAGCACATTCAG ATCACCCGCGACCGCACTGGATTGCAGCAGAGCATCCTGAAGGTCCCCAACTGGCTGAAGAACAACGACAAGTCGCAGACGCAGCAATCGACCAGTATGCTAACCCACGATATCACCGACATAACCACTAATCACGAGGATGAGCTTCCCGAGGATAACTGCTCCCACctgcacagcagcagcaatagcaacaacaatagcaacgGCTCCTGCACGGACATCAGTTCGGTGGTTAAGCAGTTCAACCGAAGCAAGAGCAATATCGAGACTAATTTCACCAGCCAACCAAAGATAATCTCGACGACAAATGCCGCGGTTGCCGCGTCCGTTAAGTCCAAAACGCTAGCCAATCTGCAGGATGGGCATCACAAtaaccatcaccatcatcatcacagCGATCGCGGCCAGGCGGATGGTGGATCCAATCAGCAGGACTCTGATTTCGATGAGTTCAGCTCgcaggacgaggacgaggagccgGAGAAgccgcagctgcagcagcaacagcaacagatgCTCCAAAATCCACCCATCAATGGCCAAGTGCAGACGCAGCATTTCTATCAGAATGCGCAGGAACTGCAGAAGGGCCAGAAGGACGGATCCGGTCCAATACTGGGTCGCTGCAAGGCACTATATAGCTACACCCCGAAGCTCTACGACGAGCTGGAACTGAGTCCCGGCGACATCATCGAGGTGCATGCCAAGCAGGACGACGGCTGGTGGCTGGGCGCCCTGCGCAACCACATCGGCATCTTTCCGGCCACCTACGTGGAGGAGTGCGCCTAG
- the LOC120457295 gene encoding nostrin isoform X2: MSQFRDNSWLANARSYGVLKSLRSSARYAKAKSKSAINLNAHLKKQQKLEEGQPEKKRQDKKILRQSVSEDQPIYANVDEVIPIHLEPETGSEVDALMGNAQGQNGFEELRRYVKQGGDFSKELIFVLQERADSELIYSKSLSKLANKLNKAGREIPGSVADAWRGVATEMESRSDIHRQLAASLTDELVKPLKTVVEGHHKARKAVESNVDKAARVLGEWRASEAKAKKASHTAARENEKLQDAMLDVRIQKSPSIALLHQGPNKQAAEKELKSAEKDCVKLDNKRKKAEEAVKRADVEYYTLCVRAERARVDWEMAVLRGSAQLQSSEQQRLGNMHNFAQQYARLISDMNPILGGLSTRLQPQLDACNVAKDMQVVRHIRRNSEGPSEQLLPDFYCEHTTLAMNRERRKHALIKLLQLVKTDLERERRSRDGLRGLSQSLNHQEHQNITDKLYHIRSMLTYLEGARLKLHSALLELDHKPRTTHPLAQHIQITRDRTGLQQSILKVPNWLKNNDKSQTQQSTSMLTHDITDITTNHEDELPEDNCSHLHSSSNSNNNSNGSCTDISSVVKQFNRSKSNIETNFTSQPKIISTTNAAVAASVKSKTLANLQDGHHNNHHHHHHSDRGQADGGSNQQDSDFDEFSSQDEDEEPEKPQLQQQQQQMLQNPPINGQVQTQHFYQNAQELQKGQKDGSGPILGRCKALYSYTPKLYDELELSPGDIIEVHAKQDDGWWLGALRNHIGIFPATYVEECA; encoded by the exons ATGTCACAATTCCGCGATAATTCATGG CTCGCCAATGCGCGATCGTATGGCGTTTTGAAGAGTTTGAGGAGCTCGGCACGTTATGCCAAGGCCAAATCCAAGTCGGCCATTAATCTCAATGCCCATCTGAAGAAACAGCAGAAGCTTGAGGAAGGACAACCCGAGAAGAAGAGGCAGGATAAGAAAATACTCAGACAGAGTGTTAGTGAGGATCAGCCGATCTATGCGAACGTGGATGAGGTTATACCGATCCATTTAGAACCGGAAACCGGATCGGAAGTCGATGCTCTAATGGGTAATGCACAG GGACAGAACGGCTTCGAGGAACTCCGGCGATATGTGAAGCAGGGCGGTGACTTTAGCAAAGAGCTCATCTTTGTCCTGCAGGAGAG AGCCGATTCGGAGCTGATCTACTCCAAGTCACTATCGAAGCTGGCCAACAAGCTGAACAAAGCCGGCAGGGAAATCCCGGGGAGCGTGGCCGACGCCTGGCGTGGAGTGGCTACGGAAATGGAGAGCCGCAGCGACATCCATCGCCAGTTGGCGGCCTCGCTCACGGATGAGCTGGTCAAGCCGCTCAAGACCGTCGTCGAAGGGCATCACAAGGCGCGCAAGGCG GTGGAGAGCAACGTGGACAAGGCGGCGCGAGTCCTGGGCGAATGGCGAGCCAGCGAGGCGAAAGCCAAGAAGGCCTCCCATACGGCGGCACGCGAGAACGAGAAGCTGCAGGACGCGATGCTGGACGTGCGCATCCAGAAGTCACCATCGATAGCCCTGCTCCACCAGGGACCCAACAAGCAGGCGGCAGAAAAGGAGCTCAAGTCGGCGGAGAAGGATTGCGTCAAGTTGGACAACAAGCGCAAGAAGGCCGAGGAGGCGGTGAAGCGGGCGGATGTGGAATACTACACCCTGTGCGTCCGGGCGGAGCGAGCTCGCGTGGACTGGGAGATGGCCGTGCTCCGGGGAAGTGCCCAGCTGCAGAGCAGCGAACAACAGCGACTGGGCAATATGCATAACTTTGCCCAGCAGTATGCACGCCTCATCTCGGACATGAATCCGATCCTCGGCGGACTGAGCACTCGCCTGCAGCCGCAACTCGATGCTTGCAACGTGGCTAAGGACATGCAGGTGGTTCGCCACATACGCCGCAATTCGGAGGGTCCCAGTGAGCAACTTCTTCCGGACTTTTATTGCGAACACACCACGCTAGCCATGAATCGGGAGCGTCGCAAGCACGCTCTGATCAAGCTCCTGCAGCTGGTCAAGACGGATCTGGAGCGGGAGCGTCGGTCTCGCGACGGATTGAGGGGACTGTCGCAATCCCTTAACCACCAGGAGCACCAGAACATCACCGATAAGCTCTACCAC ATCCGTTCCATGCTGACCTATTTGGAGGGCGCCCGCCTCAAGCTGCACTCTGCCCTCTTGGAGCTGGACCACAAACCCAGGACCACTCACCCACTGGCCCAGCACATTCAG ATCACCCGCGACCGCACTGGATTGCAGCAGAGCATCCTGAAGGTCCCCAACTGGCTGAAGAACAACGACAAGTCGCAGACGCAGCAATCGACCAGTATGCTAACCCACGATATCACCGACATAACCACTAATCACGAGGATGAGCTTCCCGAGGATAACTGCTCCCACctgcacagcagcagcaatagcaacaacaatagcaacgGCTCCTGCACGGACATCAGTTCGGTGGTTAAGCAGTTCAACCGAAGCAAGAGCAATATCGAGACTAATTTCACCAGCCAACCAAAGATAATCTCGACGACAAATGCCGCGGTTGCCGCGTCCGTTAAGTCCAAAACGCTAGCCAATCTGCAGGATGGGCATCACAAtaaccatcaccatcatcatcacagCGATCGCGGCCAGGCGGATGGTGGATCCAATCAGCAGGACTCTGATTTCGATGAGTTCAGCTCgcaggacgaggacgaggagccgGAGAAgccgcagctgcagcagcaacagcaacagatgCTCCAAAATCCACCCATCAATGGCCAAGTGCAGACGCAGCATTTCTATCAGAATGCGCAGGAACTGCAGAAGGGCCAGAAGGACGGATCCGGTCCAATACTGGGTCGCTGCAAGGCACTATATAGCTACACCCCGAAGCTCTACGACGAGCTGGAACTGAGTCCCGGCGACATCATCGAGGTGCATGCCAAGCAGGACGACGGCTGGTGGCTGGGCGCCCTGCGCAACCACATCGGCATCTTTCCGGCCACCTACGTGGAGGAGTGCGCCTAG